In Desulfovibrio sp. ZJ209, one genomic interval encodes:
- a CDS encoding ATP-binding protein, with the protein MSPKNNSFSRVDFEYAEEQISRPEVYKQPILPLYEAIYNAIHSSAEASCDKIVVEVEIIRDESALLKEVSRIAEIHISDYGIGFNDGKTDAFYKLFTTNKKTKFNSKGVGRLTYFSAFNKVRIESCFEHDNKKFRRDFVATLSALGSGELPVASDCGHDLRKTTVRLFELRPEMKDKFFIDFENLKSNIEDQFSPEILTSDNIEIIIKDGAYEAKINRQNFPKSQQSSFNLCGYHFDIYYLQDSRKFAQNNEIWLAASLRIVKKRPLNFLSSRKLLDPDGDSFNLKAIVISDFLNQRVNSTRTDFTGIPDKDEYPNEISYESLFRAINREARNYVIKLIPNIENSNKEFTKSLLQKLPHLAFVIENDDINNNIPFQSSQEKIQDYYVGEFAKKQVEAVNYVQRITKKYEKTGIPNFKEFLESESQKIEEGSKLNHAYLATYVQYREFIIDLFSKFLEPNSDGKCPAESVIHELLFPMRVESKDARNDYDNHNLWIIEDRYSYYSHLTSDQYENKILKRKHEKGDKRYDILEVFNEGYPYQNIFIIELKKYDANLSQINDPVRQIIDYALRLINGEISDDKGLKIGTMPNTCYQGMVICNTNDPYFQNTLKEVQH; encoded by the coding sequence ATGTCCCCCAAAAACAATTCATTTTCAAGGGTGGATTTCGAATACGCGGAAGAACAGATTTCCCGTCCTGAAGTTTATAAGCAGCCTATTTTGCCACTTTATGAAGCAATATATAATGCAATTCATTCTTCAGCGGAAGCTAGCTGTGATAAGATTGTTGTTGAAGTTGAAATAATAAGGGATGAGAGCGCGCTACTTAAAGAAGTATCAAGAATAGCTGAAATCCATATTTCTGATTATGGTATAGGTTTTAATGATGGCAAGACTGATGCCTTTTATAAGTTGTTTACAACAAATAAAAAAACAAAATTTAATTCAAAAGGAGTTGGCCGCCTCACCTACTTCTCCGCATTTAACAAAGTCAGGATAGAAAGCTGTTTTGAGCATGACAATAAAAAATTCAGGAGGGATTTTGTAGCCACTCTTTCTGCGCTAGGGAGCGGAGAATTGCCGGTTGCGTCAGATTGCGGTCACGATTTAAGAAAAACCACAGTGCGTCTTTTTGAGTTAAGGCCCGAAATGAAGGACAAATTCTTCATTGATTTTGAAAATCTGAAGTCTAACATTGAAGATCAATTCTCCCCGGAGATACTGACATCAGATAATATTGAAATAATTATAAAAGATGGCGCGTACGAAGCCAAAATTAATAGACAGAATTTCCCAAAAAGTCAGCAATCCTCGTTTAACCTTTGTGGATACCATTTTGATATTTATTATTTGCAAGATTCCCGCAAATTTGCACAAAACAATGAAATTTGGCTCGCGGCATCCTTGAGGATAGTAAAAAAGCGTCCTTTGAACTTCCTTTCATCCAGAAAACTTCTTGATCCCGATGGAGACAGTTTTAATTTAAAAGCTATTGTGATTAGTGATTTCCTTAATCAAAGGGTAAATTCCACGCGAACTGATTTTACTGGCATTCCCGATAAAGACGAATATCCGAATGAAATATCTTATGAATCACTTTTCAGGGCGATAAACCGGGAAGCAAGAAATTATGTTATTAAACTAATTCCTAATATAGAAAACAGCAATAAGGAGTTTACAAAAAGCCTATTACAAAAACTACCACATCTTGCTTTCGTAATAGAAAATGATGACATCAATAACAATATCCCATTCCAATCATCACAGGAAAAAATTCAGGACTATTATGTGGGCGAATTTGCTAAAAAGCAGGTGGAAGCAGTAAATTATGTTCAGCGGATAACAAAGAAATATGAAAAGACTGGTATACCGAATTTTAAGGAATTTCTAGAAAGCGAATCCCAAAAAATTGAGGAAGGCTCAAAATTAAATCATGCATATTTGGCAACTTACGTACAATATAGAGAATTTATTATCGATTTATTTTCTAAATTTCTTGAGCCAAATTCAGATGGCAAATGTCCTGCGGAATCTGTTATCCATGAGTTGCTTTTTCCAATGCGGGTAGAAAGCAAAGATGCGCGTAATGACTATGATAATCACAATTTATGGATTATTGAAGACCGATATTCCTATTACTCACATCTAACCTCTGATCAGTACGAGAATAAAATTTTGAAAAGAAAGCATGAAAAAGGCGATAAAAGGTATGATATACTCGAGGTTTTCAATGAAGGGTATCCATATCAGAATATATTTATTATAGAATTAAAAAAGTATGATGCGAATTTATCCCAAATAAATGATCCTGTTCGCCAGATAATAGATTATGCATTACGTTTAATAAATGGCGAAATAAGTGATGATAAAGGATTAAAAATAGGGACTATGCCAAATACTTGTTATCAAGGTATGGTAATATGCAATACAAATGATCCATATTTTCAGAATACATTAAAAGAGGTACAACATTGA
- a CDS encoding N-6 DNA methylase: MSYDGIFDNHLYDRNFFEHEILATLPEIADPDAVFERLEPIRKRIVTGDSEANLDLSFTSALLDELNWPHAYQQKFKFHGNKKIPDFFLFASGQDKHTFLASPTDAKPLKTLFSIWEDKAENVKLDNGKTDNSNPYFQLMDYLVYLRLPFGFLSNGHEIWYVDNSDIFSEKRYLAMDFDRLVQSRNVNALRIFLGIYGHAGHIASGDTESPAVLVAKESLRRKTQSEEELRNVIYGLNGRDSLFEKCGVFLFRAQERQDPTILTELYKNCLYFTFRLIFIAFFEDRHRHILRRHQGYQNISLMSVYLRAKEFVAVEREREREREREREREREREREREGERERDGYQCWNDLQTLFRTLDEGNPNLDIPLFNGGLFARRVAAMLDRPKVMTNLEVFELLDMLYGESATGYIRDFSSLSVIQLGRIYESLLEFEFRIAEENLWYFTYKEKKKGKAETIEGYFDTEDYRKIEKNFTITSDVVGYTKGEVYLVGGKNSRKQSASYYTPQSLSRPLVKAALDDAVAKLGATESLLDLKILDNACGSGHMLVESLQYLTQLAIARIEDDAKLKPILEDEKKRINEALEQLGLLKLGIAVDELSILKRILLKRTIYGVDAQPFAVELTRLSLWIETFVFGTPLSFIEHHVKAGNSLAGCSLARVNERLNTGQGNLLDTTITQTFRSLSDVFQKLSDLQDTTAADITTSKNIYQAEIQPRLEEMNKYFDLLNAADMLLAESEADSRMAEGLAPSSMNFPESEKWKNSYREGAAEKKRKALALLKNYVGLAQELRDKAWGWEKTAAVIERMREKYRFFNWQLEFPEVFASPGAKGFDVIVGNPPWDKTKFSDPDFYSQYRSNYRQMSNSEKRRTATDLLAKPFIRERYEKEENGILAANEYYKEHFPRSQGEGDGNLFRFFVEKNLGLLRKGGTLNYVIPTALWTDEGSTQLRKHIFDKFWLRSFYGFENREKLFSDIDIRYKYGLMQIEKPRGDMPASEKAANARFMLTSPTELEDKSRNFAYTMEDVNLTSPGWHALMEVRSRAELDILRKIHGSGYPYLDPAWIDFRRELDATTDKKIFHEHHVEGMIPLYKGACIWQFNSQYWKQAGAENRNEYWLNVAEFDRHLLSKERRRIIDDVYRQLPGTGKKSQIKAVLDALGLKKATELDQFIVPDRHFPRLAFRAIASDTNERTMIAAVIPANVGAQNSLWVSIPKRYVLDGKEVTVKPQDVKTLFFAQAFFNSLVFDWVMRCSITINVNKTYIWRMPMPQPTAAEIATNPEFLRLARNGLRLSAYYNKEAFEPLFPQLGLEPADRITTEKVADMARRENDLTVSRLYGLNKTDMEAMLGSFAVMNRNRPGYAEALLEMMDATAPAHSGAWEKTS; the protein is encoded by the coding sequence ATGAGCTACGACGGTATTTTCGACAATCATCTCTATGACCGCAATTTCTTTGAGCATGAGATTTTAGCAACGCTTCCTGAAATCGCTGATCCCGATGCGGTATTTGAAAGGCTGGAACCTATACGCAAAAGGATCGTCACGGGCGACTCGGAAGCCAATCTCGACCTTTCCTTTACTTCCGCTTTATTGGACGAACTGAACTGGCCGCATGCCTATCAGCAGAAATTCAAGTTTCATGGCAATAAAAAAATCCCCGACTTCTTCCTTTTTGCGAGCGGACAGGACAAACACACTTTTCTTGCCTCGCCAACTGATGCCAAGCCCTTGAAAACACTTTTTTCAATTTGGGAGGACAAGGCAGAAAACGTTAAGCTGGACAACGGGAAGACGGACAACAGCAACCCCTATTTCCAGCTTATGGATTATCTCGTCTATTTGCGGCTTCCCTTCGGCTTTTTGAGCAACGGCCATGAAATCTGGTATGTGGACAATTCCGACATATTTTCGGAAAAGCGTTACTTGGCCATGGATTTCGACAGGCTTGTGCAAAGCCGCAATGTGAACGCCCTGCGCATCTTCCTCGGCATTTATGGTCATGCCGGCCATATCGCGTCCGGGGACACGGAATCCCCGGCCGTGCTGGTCGCCAAGGAGAGCCTGAGGCGCAAAACCCAGTCTGAAGAAGAACTGCGCAATGTCATCTATGGATTGAACGGGCGCGACTCGCTGTTTGAAAAATGCGGCGTTTTTCTTTTCCGGGCGCAGGAGAGGCAAGATCCCACCATTCTCACCGAGCTTTACAAAAATTGCCTTTACTTCACTTTCAGGCTCATCTTCATCGCCTTCTTTGAAGACAGGCACAGGCACATACTGCGCAGGCATCAGGGCTACCAGAACATCTCCCTGATGAGCGTCTACCTGCGCGCAAAGGAATTTGTGGCCGTGGAGAGAGAGAGAGAGAGAGAGAGAGAGAGAGAGAGAGAGAGAGAGAGAGAGAGAGAGAGAGAGAGAGAGGGAGAGAGAGAGAGAGACGGCTACCAGTGCTGGAACGACCTGCAAACGCTGTTCCGCACCCTGGATGAGGGCAATCCCAATCTGGACATTCCCCTCTTCAACGGCGGCCTGTTTGCAAGGCGCGTGGCCGCCATGCTGGACCGCCCCAAGGTGATGACCAATCTTGAGGTCTTTGAGCTGCTTGACATGCTCTATGGCGAAAGCGCCACCGGCTATATCCGGGATTTTTCTTCGCTCTCCGTCATCCAGCTCGGGCGAATATATGAAAGCCTGCTTGAATTTGAATTCCGCATAGCGGAAGAAAACCTGTGGTACTTCACCTACAAGGAAAAGAAAAAGGGAAAGGCCGAAACGATCGAAGGCTACTTCGATACGGAAGATTACAGGAAGATCGAAAAGAACTTCACTATCACAAGCGATGTTGTGGGCTATACAAAAGGCGAAGTTTACCTTGTGGGCGGCAAAAACAGCAGGAAGCAGTCCGCCAGCTATTATACGCCGCAATCCCTGTCGCGCCCGCTGGTGAAGGCCGCGCTTGACGATGCCGTGGCCAAGCTCGGCGCGACCGAAAGCCTGCTGGACCTGAAGATACTGGACAATGCCTGCGGCAGCGGCCACATGCTTGTCGAGTCCCTGCAATATCTCACCCAGCTTGCCATCGCCCGGATAGAGGATGATGCGAAGCTGAAGCCCATTCTGGAGGATGAGAAAAAGCGCATCAATGAAGCACTGGAGCAGCTCGGGCTCCTGAAGCTGGGGATAGCGGTCGATGAATTGTCCATCCTGAAAAGGATACTGCTTAAAAGAACCATCTATGGTGTGGACGCGCAGCCTTTCGCCGTGGAGCTCACCAGGTTGAGCCTCTGGATAGAGACGTTCGTGTTCGGCACGCCGCTCTCGTTCATCGAGCACCATGTCAAGGCGGGGAATTCCCTTGCCGGGTGCTCGCTGGCACGGGTGAATGAAAGGCTCAATACCGGCCAGGGCAACCTGCTGGATACGACCATAACGCAGACTTTCCGCTCGCTGAGCGATGTCTTCCAAAAGCTGAGCGATTTGCAGGATACCACCGCCGCCGACATCACCACCTCAAAGAATATCTATCAGGCCGAGATCCAGCCCCGGCTTGAAGAGATGAACAAGTATTTTGACCTGCTGAACGCGGCCGACATGCTGCTGGCCGAGAGCGAGGCCGACAGCAGGATGGCGGAGGGCCTGGCGCCCAGCAGCATGAACTTCCCTGAGAGTGAGAAATGGAAAAATTCCTACAGGGAAGGGGCCGCTGAAAAGAAGCGAAAGGCGCTTGCCCTGCTGAAGAACTATGTGGGATTGGCCCAGGAGTTGCGCGACAAGGCCTGGGGCTGGGAAAAAACAGCGGCTGTCATTGAGCGCATGCGCGAAAAATACCGCTTTTTCAACTGGCAACTGGAATTCCCCGAAGTGTTCGCGTCTCCCGGGGCAAAGGGCTTTGACGTGATCGTCGGCAATCCGCCCTGGGACAAGACCAAGTTTTCCGACCCGGATTTTTACTCGCAATACCGCTCCAATTACCGGCAGATGAGCAACAGCGAAAAACGGCGCACAGCAACCGACCTGCTCGCCAAGCCCTTCATCAGGGAACGGTATGAAAAGGAGGAAAACGGCATCCTTGCGGCGAACGAGTATTACAAGGAGCATTTCCCCCGCTCCCAGGGCGAGGGAGACGGCAACCTGTTCCGCTTTTTCGTGGAAAAGAACCTCGGCCTGCTCCGCAAAGGCGGCACCCTGAATTATGTGATTCCGACAGCCCTGTGGACGGACGAGGGCTCTACACAACTGCGGAAACACATTTTCGACAAATTCTGGCTTCGCTCCTTTTATGGCTTTGAGAACAGGGAAAAGCTGTTTTCAGATATAGACATACGCTATAAATATGGCTTGATGCAAATCGAGAAGCCCAGGGGCGACATGCCTGCATCGGAAAAGGCCGCCAACGCCCGGTTTATGCTCACATCGCCCACCGAGCTGGAAGACAAGAGCAGGAATTTTGCCTACACGATGGAGGATGTGAACCTGACCTCCCCCGGCTGGCATGCGCTCATGGAGGTCAGGAGCCGGGCCGAGTTGGACATCCTGCGAAAAATCCACGGTTCCGGCTATCCGTATCTTGACCCTGCCTGGATCGATTTCCGCAGGGAGCTGGATGCTACCACGGACAAGAAGATTTTCCATGAGCATCATGTTGAGGGCATGATCCCGCTCTACAAGGGGGCGTGCATCTGGCAGTTCAACAGCCAGTACTGGAAGCAGGCGGGGGCGGAAAACAGAAACGAATACTGGCTCAATGTGGCGGAATTTGACAGGCATCTTCTTTCCAAGGAAAGAAGGCGGATCATTGATGATGTGTACCGGCAACTTCCCGGGACCGGAAAAAAATCCCAGATAAAGGCCGTGCTTGACGCGCTTGGCCTGAAAAAGGCTACGGAGCTTGACCAGTTCATCGTCCCGGACAGGCATTTCCCCAGGCTGGCTTTCCGGGCGATTGCCAGCGACACCAATGAGCGCACCATGATTGCGGCCGTCATTCCGGCCAATGTGGGCGCGCAAAACTCCCTGTGGGTATCCATCCCCAAACGCTATGTGCTGGACGGCAAGGAGGTGACCGTCAAGCCACAGGATGTAAAGACGCTGTTTTTCGCGCAGGCTTTTTTCAATTCCCTCGTCTTTGACTGGGTCATGCGTTGCTCGATAACCATCAACGTGAACAAGACCTATATCTGGCGTATGCCCATGCCTCAGCCCACGGCGGCCGAAATCGCCACCAATCCCGAGTTCCTGCGGCTGGCGCGCAATGGCCTGCGCCTTTCGGCCTATTACAACAAGGAAGCCTTCGAGCCCCTCTTCCCGCAGTTGGGGCTTGAGCCGGCCGACCGCATCACCACGGAGAAAGTGGCGGACATGGCACGGCGCGAAAACGACCTCACCGTCAGCAGGCTCTATGGCCTCAATAAAACCGATATGGAAGCCATGCTCGGCTCATTTGCCGTGATGAACAGGAACCGCCCCGGCTATGCGGAAGCCTTGCTCGAAATGATGGATGCCACGGCCCCCGCTCATTCAGGGGCATGGGAGAAAACCTCTTGA
- a CDS encoding acetolactate synthase: MPIKQISVFIENKPGSLSAVANVLREHKIDLRALSLADVQDYGILRIIVDDVYAATTVLRDAGYVFKITPMLAVVLKDQAGSLADALEVLGNHNINIEYLYAFAGREHDRAYVAFRLDDGEMDKAAAILQEAGFPTISSDGENGKILW, from the coding sequence ATGCCTATCAAGCAAATATCTGTCTTTATCGAGAACAAGCCCGGCTCGCTTTCGGCCGTGGCCAACGTGCTGCGGGAGCACAAGATCGACCTGCGCGCCCTCTCGCTCGCCGACGTGCAGGATTACGGCATCTTGCGCATCATCGTCGATGATGTGTACGCCGCCACCACTGTGCTGCGTGATGCCGGCTATGTGTTCAAGATCACGCCCATGCTGGCGGTGGTGCTGAAAGACCAGGCCGGGAGCCTTGCGGACGCGCTCGAGGTGCTCGGCAACCACAACATCAACATCGAATACCTGTACGCCTTCGCGGGCCGGGAGCATGACCGCGCCTATGTGGCCTTCCGCCTTGACGACGGGGAAATGGACAAGGCCGCGGCCATCCTGCAGGAGGCCGGCTTCCCGACCATTTCCTCGGACGGGGAGAACGGCAAGATACTCTGGTAA
- a CDS encoding phenylacetate--CoA ligase, whose amino-acid sequence MPEKKYFQPEIECAPVEQLFAWQDERLRDTVKRVYENVPYYRNLMDKRGVKPEDIRGRQDLHLLPFLDKNDLREAYPYGLLARPLSDCVRIQSTSGTTGKRVVAFYTQPDIDLWDECCARAIVAAGGDKNDVVHVCYGYGLFTGGPGLNGGSHKVGSLTLPMSSGNTERQIQFLCDLEATILCCTPSYAAYIGEMIAEKGLKHKLKLKAGIFGAEAWSEEMRKSIEESLGIKAHDIYGLTELSGPGVSFECEEQSGLHINEDHFIPEIIDPETGEVLPEGEVGELVFTSITKEAFPLIRYRTRDICKLSRKPCSCGRTHIKMSRPMGRSDDMLIVKGVNVFPSQIETVLINRNYPANYQIIVDRVKNSDTLEVQVEMTNEMFSDSLSAVAAKENELVADLKSMLGIHANVKLVAPKSITRSEGKAQRVIDKRKLH is encoded by the coding sequence ATGCCGGAAAAAAAGTATTTTCAACCCGAAATCGAATGCGCGCCCGTTGAACAGCTTTTTGCCTGGCAGGACGAGCGCCTGCGCGACACGGTGAAACGGGTGTATGAAAATGTGCCCTATTACCGCAACCTTATGGACAAACGCGGCGTCAAGCCGGAGGACATCCGGGGCCGCCAGGACCTGCACCTGCTGCCCTTCCTGGACAAGAACGACCTGCGCGAGGCCTATCCCTACGGCCTTCTGGCGCGGCCCCTTTCCGATTGCGTGCGCATCCAGTCCACCAGCGGCACCACGGGCAAGCGCGTGGTGGCCTTTTACACGCAGCCGGATATCGACTTGTGGGACGAATGCTGCGCGCGGGCCATCGTGGCGGCCGGGGGCGACAAGAACGATGTGGTCCATGTCTGCTACGGCTATGGCCTGTTCACCGGCGGCCCGGGCCTGAACGGCGGCTCGCACAAGGTGGGCAGCCTGACGCTCCCCATGTCGTCGGGCAATACCGAGCGGCAGATCCAGTTCCTGTGCGACCTTGAGGCCACCATCCTGTGCTGCACGCCGTCCTACGCGGCCTATATTGGCGAAATGATTGCCGAAAAGGGCCTCAAGCACAAGCTCAAGCTCAAGGCGGGCATCTTCGGGGCGGAGGCCTGGAGTGAGGAGATGCGCAAAAGCATCGAGGAGAGCCTGGGCATCAAGGCCCACGATATTTATGGCCTGACCGAGCTTTCCGGCCCCGGCGTTTCCTTTGAGTGCGAGGAACAATCCGGGCTGCACATCAACGAGGATCACTTCATCCCGGAAATCATCGACCCCGAGACCGGGGAAGTCCTCCCCGAGGGCGAGGTGGGCGAGCTGGTGTTCACCAGCATCACCAAGGAGGCCTTCCCGCTCATCCGCTACCGCACGCGGGATATTTGCAAGCTCTCGCGCAAGCCCTGCTCCTGCGGGCGCACGCACATCAAGATGTCGCGCCCCATGGGCCGAAGCGACGACATGCTCATCGTCAAGGGCGTCAACGTCTTCCCCTCGCAAATCGAGACCGTGCTCATCAACCGCAACTATCCAGCCAATTACCAGATAATCGTGGACAGGGTGAAGAACAGCGACACCCTCGAAGTGCAGGTCGAAATGACCAACGAGATGTTCTCGGACAGCCTCTCCGCCGTCGCCGCCAAGGAAAACGAACTGGTGGCGGACTTGAAGTCCATGCTCGGCATCCACGCCAACGTCAAGCTGGTGGCGCCCAAGTCCATCACGCGCAGCGAAGGCAAGGCCCAGCGCGTCATCGACAAGCGGAAACTGCATTAA
- a CDS encoding SEL1-like repeat protein, giving the protein MASQPSEVLEFLSKFLPLANDWSGEWNRFAESVRELEESLVFPSAYPGKRAFRKNMDFLLKRLFFFCRFPWLGGKCLIGRIGYREPLSVRHGLPAIVSIPILYAPQVETTLYTPQGSALDYPREEIPRILHAIRTSSGDVDALFSLIAVRDASLPKDAVLVDFPSRCQPENLFFKPLLAAAEQIKLFPSGVLSREAERFLQSRRPLFPVWVEPAHEKFAVRLPRKADEPRPDWRCGGYIPFQFLCECFLAAPQVWSGLQGQRLGRQEGRLTEDLILNDADRELKKHLAGVREKCRSALEQLGQWQARYADAAKKIGEMAAALDTRIAGVSKVQPLTGIAWQHNNDWSVAETHLLDLVSAGNPGAVVKFTAALADKGYPYPGILASARAALGDGSPDASIAGMDNRLAHVLTILLRDRLGLGIEEAGKSHAWPLVAECPDIADRLPELYFAAGVAFCHEGNTEAGTEFLRKALKNGHEAAGKTLYDHARLASDEKTIKFLANHLVPAACYDMALAGGREPSRGRGLFYLYAAAARGHVDALRALASEERIKSFRNSLTEEQKKVHRLHAIGIYRRLEEMRAPLSSKELCELGSMLNYERRYQEAFNYLSQSREAHAYCLLGRMYHYGNGVSIDVDKARLFYGKAIEGGDSRAPGLLEKLDAHERRRRQARSRGTDYHRKEETVSSSSSGGGGCFLTTATCRAKGLPDDCDVLTAYRRFRDEILLATGEGRALVAEYYRIAPDIVRVIESRPDSEKIYATMWEEYLEPGYRLVLEHKNSAAKELYIQLVRWLAKNIC; this is encoded by the coding sequence ATGGCCTCACAACCCAGTGAAGTCCTGGAGTTTTTGTCCAAGTTTCTCCCCCTCGCCAATGACTGGTCAGGGGAGTGGAATCGCTTTGCGGAAAGCGTCCGCGAGCTGGAGGAAAGCCTCGTCTTTCCCTCGGCCTATCCGGGCAAGCGGGCCTTTCGCAAGAACATGGACTTTCTCCTGAAAAGGCTGTTTTTCTTTTGCCGCTTTCCGTGGCTCGGGGGCAAGTGCCTCATCGGGCGCATCGGCTATCGGGAGCCCCTCTCCGTGCGCCACGGTCTTCCGGCCATAGTGAGCATCCCCATCCTCTACGCGCCGCAGGTGGAGACCACGCTCTACACCCCGCAGGGCAGCGCCCTTGACTACCCCCGGGAGGAGATTCCCCGCATTCTCCACGCCATCCGCACCTCCAGTGGCGATGTGGACGCGCTCTTTTCGCTGATCGCCGTCAGGGACGCGTCGCTGCCGAAGGATGCTGTCCTTGTGGACTTTCCTTCCCGTTGCCAGCCGGAGAACCTTTTTTTCAAGCCCCTGCTGGCGGCGGCCGAGCAAATCAAGCTCTTCCCCTCCGGGGTCCTTTCCCGCGAGGCCGAGCGTTTTTTGCAATCGCGGCGCCCCCTTTTCCCCGTATGGGTGGAGCCCGCGCATGAGAAGTTCGCCGTCAGGCTGCCGCGCAAGGCCGATGAACCCCGGCCGGACTGGCGCTGTGGCGGCTATATCCCTTTTCAGTTTCTCTGCGAATGTTTCCTTGCCGCCCCCCAAGTGTGGAGCGGCCTCCAGGGGCAGCGCCTTGGCCGCCAGGAAGGGCGGCTCACCGAGGACCTCATCCTCAACGACGCCGACCGGGAGTTGAAAAAGCACCTTGCCGGCGTGCGGGAAAAATGCCGGAGCGCGCTGGAGCAGCTCGGCCAATGGCAGGCGCGGTACGCCGATGCCGCCAAAAAAATCGGCGAAATGGCGGCCGCCCTCGACACCCGCATTGCCGGGGTCTCAAAGGTGCAGCCGCTCACGGGCATCGCATGGCAGCACAATAATGACTGGAGCGTGGCCGAAACCCATCTTCTCGACCTCGTCAGCGCCGGAAACCCGGGCGCCGTGGTTAAATTCACCGCAGCCCTCGCGGACAAGGGCTATCCCTATCCCGGCATTCTCGCCAGCGCCAGGGCCGCGCTCGGCGACGGCAGCCCGGACGCTTCCATCGCCGGCATGGATAACCGGCTCGCGCATGTGCTGACCATCCTCTTGAGAGACAGGCTTGGCCTGGGCATCGAGGAGGCCGGCAAAAGCCACGCGTGGCCGCTGGTGGCCGAGTGCCCGGACATCGCCGACAGGCTGCCCGAGCTCTATTTTGCCGCCGGCGTGGCCTTTTGTCATGAGGGCAACACGGAAGCCGGCACGGAATTCTTGCGCAAGGCCTTGAAAAACGGGCACGAAGCCGCGGGGAAGACGCTGTATGACCATGCCAGGCTGGCCAGCGATGAGAAGACCATCAAGTTTCTTGCCAATCACCTCGTGCCCGCAGCCTGCTATGACATGGCGCTGGCCGGCGGCAGGGAGCCCAGCAGGGGCAGGGGCCTGTTCTACCTCTATGCGGCGGCGGCGCGGGGCCATGTGGACGCCCTGCGCGCGCTTGCCAGTGAGGAGCGCATCAAGTCCTTCCGCAACTCCCTCACCGAAGAGCAAAAGAAAGTGCACCGGCTGCATGCCATCGGCATTTACCGGCGCCTTGAGGAAATGCGGGCGCCCTTGTCCAGCAAGGAGCTCTGCGAGCTCGGGTCCATGCTCAACTATGAGCGGCGCTACCAGGAGGCGTTCAATTACCTGTCGCAAAGCCGGGAGGCCCATGCCTACTGCCTGCTCGGGCGCATGTATCATTATGGCAATGGTGTTTCCATTGATGTGGACAAGGCGCGCCTGTTCTATGGCAAGGCAATAGAGGGCGGGGACAGCAGGGCGCCCGGGCTCCTTGAAAAGTTGGACGCCCATGAGCGCAGGCGCCGGCAAGCCCGCAGCCGGGGCACCGATTACCACAGGAAGGAAGAGACGGTCTCTTCCTCCTCCAGCGGCGGCGGCGGGTGTTTTCTCACAACGGCCACCTGCCGGGCAAAAGGCTTGCCGGATGATTGTGATGTGCTCACCGCCTACCGCCGTTTTCGTGACGAAATTCTTTTAGCCACGGGCGAGGGGCGGGCCCTGGTTGCGGAATATTATCGCATAGCCCCGGATATCGTCCGCGTCATTGAGAGCAGGCCCGACAGTGAAAAAATTTATGCGACCATGTGGGAAGAATATCTTGAACCGGGATACAGATTGGTGCTGGAGCACAAGAACAGCGCCGCGAAAGAGCTCTATATCCAGCTTGTGCGGTGGCTTGCAAAAAATATCTGTTAA